Below is a genomic region from Vibrio pomeroyi.
CCGGTAGCCTCACAAGTTTCAAGCGATCGTTTTAGTTCTGTTTCTTACCTAGCTAATCCAATGTTCTGGTTACTCGCTTTTGGCTTTTCTATGCTCGCGCTTAATCATGGTGTGGTGTTAAACCATCTGTTGCCATTGTTGGATGAACGTAATGTCCCTGATGACTTAGCGATATTGGTTATCTCTTTGATTGGCCCTATGCAGGTTGCTGGGCGTGTGATGTGGTTGTTGGTTGATAAACACTGGTCGATCATACGAATCACCGTCGCGTGCTTTCTGAGTATCTGTTGTGCGACCTTATGTTTGATTCTGTCTGAGAATGCGCTGTATCTGGTGTTTGGTTTTGTGCTCTTGCAGGGTTCCGCTTATGGAGTGATGAGTATAGTGAAGCCTCTAACGACTCGTGAGGTGATGGGGGAGTCTAACTTCGGCTCTTTAGCAGGAGCCATGGCTGTGCCTTATCTGTTGGCGTTTGCCTTGTCACCTTACTTTGGCGCCGTTATTTGGCAGATCGACGGTTATCAATGGGTGCTGTGGAGTATCTTTGGTAGTGCTGTTGTTGGTTTTGTCTCGATAGTCACCGTATCAAGGCTTCATCTAGCTCGTACTCAATCGTGTTTATCGCAGACATAGGTTGTGCTGAGGCGGTATTCACATCGCTTTGAAATTAAACACTTAATCACTTTGAGCACTCCATCATGGGGTGCTTTTTTTATATGTGATTTTCTCAACTATTTGAGATGCCTATCTATTGTTCAGAGAACAGCAAGACGTTGCCATTTTAATTGAGCTTTTTATTGTCAAATTACTGTGAATTACGTCCGTATATAAGTTGATATTCCCATTCAATTCTCTTTATTTTTTTGCATTTAAAACAGCGAGTTAAGCTTGTCTAGACAAGTTGGCTAACTCTTTGAAATATTTCATTTCTGCAAATAAACCGACACGTAACTTTAATAATCAGACGTCAAAGTGGCCTTAAATCAAACAGGGACATTGACGATGAATAACATCATTGAAGTTAAGAAGGTCAACAAAACATTCGGTTCGAACAAGGCACTGAATGGCATCAATTTGACGATAACTAGTCGCAAGATGACAGCGCTACTTGGCCCATCGGGTTCTGGTAAATCTACACTGCTTCGCCATTTAAGCGGCCTAATCATTGGAGACAAAAGCACGGACTCTCAAATCAACGTGCTTGGTCAAACGGTACAAGCGAATGGTAAGGCAGACAACAATGTCCGCAATATCCGTTCGCAAGCGGGTTACATCTTTCAACAATTCAATCTCGTTAACCGCTTATCCGTGATGACTAATGTACTGATTGGCGCACTGAGTTCTACTCCGAAGTGGCGCACTCTGACAGGTATTTTTACGGTTGAGCAACAGCAAGAGGCGCTTGAAGCATTGCGTCGAGTTGGCATGGAAGATTTCGCAGGTCAACGTGTTGGCAATCTCTCTGGCGGTCAGCAACAACGTGTCGCTATCGCACGCGCACTGATGCAGAAAGCCAAAATCATTTTTGCCGATGAACCTATCGCGTCGCTTGATCCAGAATCCGCGCGCATCGTGATGGAACTGCTTACGGATATCAATGAGAAGGAAGGCATTCCTGTCATCGTCACACTTCACCAAGTCGACCACGCCCTTAAGTACTGCGAAAACATCATCGCGCTTAAAGATGGCCAAGTGTTCTACGAAGGGAAGAGTGCGGAACTGACTAAGCCTCAACTTGAAGACCTATACCGTTCGAAAAAATCGGCAAACACGCCCCACATCCAATCTAACGACGTGCTCGCTGCGTCTTTTTAAATATCAGGGAAATTAAGATGTTTCATTCAATGAAATCAGGAATTAAGAAGGCAGTGACACTAGCGACGGTGTTAATGACCACGCTCGCTGCAGGTCATGCTGTTGCTAAAGATTCGATCAACTTTGGCATCATCGCGACCGATGCACAACAAAACTTGCGTAGCCGCTGGGAGCCACTTCTGAATGACTTAGGTAAAGCGTTAGGTATGCCAGTGAACGCCTATTTCGCCCCCGATTACGCGGGCATCATTCAAGCGCAGCGTTTTGGCAAGGTTGATTTTGCTTACTATGGAAATAAGGCGGCGATGGAAGCGGTTGACCGTGCAAACGCTGAAGCCTTTGTTCGTTACATCGATGAGGATGGTTTACAGGGTTATTACAGCTTACTGATTGTTAATGCTGAAAACGACAATATCAACACACTTGAAGATGTTTTAGAACAGCACAAAACACTCAAGCTTGGTAATGGCGATCCTAACTCTACTTCGGGCTTTCTCGTCCCGAACTTCGAAGCATTTGCCACCAATGGTATCTCCGCGAATGACTTTCACCGCAATGTGACCGCAAGCCATGGCGCTAACGTGATGGCCGTAGCGAATAACCAAGTCGATGTCGCAACTAATCACACCATGAGTCTTATTCGCATTGAAGCTCAGAATCCTGAGCTGTTTAGCAAGCTGAAGGTGGTTTGGCAGTCTGAGCTTATCCCATCTGATGTAGTTACTTACCGCAAAGATTTAGACGAAGGTTTGAAACAAAAGGCGCGTGATTTCTTCGTCAGTTACGGCGAACAGCCAGAGCAGCTTAAAAACCTAAATCAACTGGCTTGGTCTGGCTTTGCTGCTACCGATAACAACCAGCTGCTGCCTATTCGTCAAATGGAAGCGTTCAAGAAGCTGGTTGAAGCTGAAAACAACAGCAACCTAAGCGAGAAAGTGAGAGCCGATCGTATGGCGCAATACCAAGCCGAAATCGACCAGCTGCAAACAGAAATTGATGCGCTGAAAGGTTAATCCAATTCCCCTGCGCCGCTGTGAGCGGCGCAATAAAAGAGTATGAGAACAATGACTGCAATGACTCAAAGTTACGAACCTTCATCGAAGCTATCGATTAAAAACGGCGTGATTGCTGTGATAGCGCTACTGGTCCTTAGCTGGGCGTGGCAAGGCGCAGAAATGGCACCAATGATGTTTTTCGAACACCCAGAGAATATGGTTCAGCTGGGCAAAGACTTCTTCCCCGCTGATTTCAGTGAAAGCAACGTGTACCTCAGCGAAATGCTGGTGACGATTCAAGTGGGTATTTGGGGAACGGTGTTATCGATTTTGTTAGCGATTCCATTCGGTATTTTGAGTGCAGAGAACCTGATGCCGAGCTGGGTGACATTTCCAATTCGTCGCTTGATGGACTGCTTACGCGCTATCAACGAAATGGTGTTTGCGATGCTGTTTGTGGTGGTTGTCGGATTAGGGCCGTTTGCTGGTGTGATGGCGCTGTTCATTCACACGACAGGCGTACTTGCCAAGCTATTTGCAGAAGCCATCGAAGCGATTGAACCCGGCCCAATGGAAGGTGTGAAAGCGACAGGTGCAAACCCAATCGAGGTGATTCTTTACGGTGTGATTCCACAAGTGATGCCACTTTGGATTTCTTACTCACTGTATCGCTTAGAGTCAAATATTCGCTCGGCAACGGTTGTAGGCATGGTTGGCGCGGGCGGTATCGGTGTACTACTTTGGCAATCTATCTCAGGTTTCCAGTTGCAACAAACTGCCGCAATTATGGCGATTGTTATCGTGACGGTAAGCATTATCGATTTCGTTTCTCAAATCATCCGTAAGAAGTTTATCTAGGCATCTTAGATGTCTATTTAAAAGAACTTGTCTAGATAAGTGATTGAATTTTAGGAAAGGAAACCCTTATGCCCGTTTACTTAGATATTGCCTCAGAGCTGGAAAAGGAAGTGAAAGACCGCTTTGTACCGGGTGACTACTTACCACCTGAATCCAAATTGGCTGAGCGCTTTGCTGTGAATCGTCACACGCTTCGCCGCGCAGTCGATGAATTGGTGTCAACGGGCTTGATTCAACGTCATCAAGGCAAAGGCAACATGGTGATTCGTCAGCCAAGTGAGTATCGACTTCACTCGGGAGCACATTTCACCAAGAACCTGATTGAGCAAGGAGTGATGCCACGATGTGAGGTGCTTCAGTCTCGCCTTATCAATGTATCGCCCAAGATTGGGGGCTACTTGAAGGTGGAGGAAGGGAGCAAGGTTATTCATATCCGTACCCTGCGAAAAACCGGAGATACGCCGAGAACCATTATTGACCATTACCTACCGAATCTGGAGTGGTGGCCGATTCTCAAAAACTTCACCAACGGTTCTTTGCACCAATTTATTCAGCGTGGTTTGGAGACTGATTTAGAGCGAAAAGAGACTCGAGTGGGCGCGAAAATCCCAACCAATGAAGAGTGTCGTTTATTGCAAATCAGCACCAGTACACCGCTACTCAAAATTAAAACCACCAACGTAATTAAAGGCACTCAAGTAATAGCGGAATTCTCAAGTTCCAATACTCGTGCCGACGCAACCGAAATAGTAATGGAGCACTAAATGACAGCTTTGAAAGAGCGACAAAAGTGGATGTCAGTACTTGCGCAGAGCCAGTTCTCAGAATTGAAAACGCGCTGGGAAGCATTAGGGCTAGACGCAGAATACGCCATGGTTCGCCAACCAGAGATTGGTTTAGCACAAGTGCGTGCACGTATGGGCTCAACAGGCCGCCAGTTCAATATGGGTGATGTCACCATAACTCGCGCAGTAATCAAGCTAACAAGTGGAGAGCTTGGTTACAGCTACTTACAGGGACGAAGCAAGCCTCATGCAGAGCTGGCCGCTGTTGTTGATGCCTTGATGCAAAACGGACAACAAGCCGAGGTGATTAACGCGCAAGTTATTGAGCCGTTGGCTGCTATGAAGCACGAACGAGACAGTCAACGCCGCCAAGAAGTGGCTTCAAGCAAAGTGGACTTTTTTACCATGGTCCGTGGTGAAGATTAGATTCGCGTAGAAGACTAGGTTCGTGGTGAAGCTTGCTTTATAGAGAAGAACAGCTTCGCAGGTAAGTAAAAAACACACATGTCATTCAAGAATAAGATTAACGAATTAAACAGGTTAGAACGAATTCAATGAGTATGATTTCTCCTGCATTTCAAGATGCAGTTCATGACAGCCAGCAGTGCTTTCGATTACTGCTGAAGGCAATGTCTGAACCCGGCACCGTAGTAACGCTGAACCGTTGCGAAGGCTTTGGTTCGATGATGAGTGCAACTGCTCAAACACTGCTTTCAATGGCGGACAACGCGACACCAATTTGGCTATCTGAGACATTAAAAGCCGATCACGCAGTAACTGAAAACATCAAGTTTCATGTTGGCGCACCGATTGTAGAGCAGCCTCAACAAGCCGGTTTTGCGGTGATATCAGCACAAGATTTACTGGCTATTGATTGGTCTGAACTGACATTCAATCTTGGCAACGAAGAGTATCCAGACACCTCAACAACGGTTGTGATTGAAGTGGATAACTTTACCTCGGGTACTGAGCTGTCACTAAGTGGTCCTGGAATCCAAAGTGAACAAGTCGTTTCATTCAACGGATTACCAGAGGGCTTTGTTTCTTACCTTCAAGAGCGTCAATCACTGGTGAAGTTTCCATTAGGTGTCGACTTTATCTTTGTAGCGGACCAGCAAGTGTTGTGTCTGCCTCGTACAACTAAAGTGGAGGCGACATCATGTACGTTGCTGTAAAGGGTGGAGAAAAGGCCATTAGTCTGGCGCACCAACTGCAAGCGAAGAAGCGTCGCGGTAATCCTGAGTTACCAGAATTAAGCGTTGAGCAGATTCAAGAGCAGCTGTCGGGTTCGGTCGACCGAGTTATGACCGAAGGTGGAATTTACGACAAACAACTTGCGGCATTGGCAATCAAACAAGCGGCGGGTGATTTAGTCGAAGCGATTTTCTTGTTACGCGCTTATCGCACTACGTTACCTCGCTTGATCACGGCGCAACCTGTCGACACCAGTGCAATGCGAATCGAGCGTCGTATTTCGGCAACTTACAAAGATTTACCAGGCGGTCAGATCTTAGGTCCAACTTACGATTACACGCATCGCTTGTTGGATTTCAGCTTGCTTGCTGAAGGTGAAATTCCGCAGATCTCTACTCAAGATGTGACTGACTCTGAACCTTGCCCACAGGTATTAGGTATTCTTGAAAACCTCGACATGATGTTGACGGAGGAAGATGATCAGCAGGCTCCTGAAGACATCACTATGAATCCAGTGAACTACCCATGCGACCGCAGTGCACGCCTACAAAACTTGGTGCGTGGCGATGAAGGTTTCTTACTGGCACTGAGTTACTCGACCCAGCGTGGTTATGGTCGTAATCATCCATTCGCGGGCGAGATTCGTACCGGTTTCTCAACGTTATCGATTGAACCGGAAGAGCTAGGTTTTAGCATCGACATTGGTGAAATTGAGCTGACCGAGTGTCAGATGGTCAACGGCTTTGTTGGTAACAAACAACAAAAAGCCAAGCTGACTCGCGGCTACGGCTTAACGTTTGGTGCAACTGAACGTAAAGCAATGTCGATGGCGTTGGTCGATCGTTCTTTGCAAGCCGTAGAATACGATGAACCTGTCGATGGTCCAGCTCAAGATGAAGAGTTTGTGCTTTCTCACTCTGACAATGTTGAAGCTGCGGGTTTTGTATCTCACCTAAAACTTCCTCACTACGTCGATTTCCAAGCGGAACTGGAACTGCTTAGAAAAATGCATAAAGAGCACGATGAATTGATGGCCCAACAAGGTGATGACAAACAAGGTAATGAAGTACAAGGAGGTCAGTCATGAACACAGCAACACTTAATGCACCTATAGGTAACGCTTCAACGGTATTTAATTCTGAGGAGGACGCATCTCACTGCTCAGTAGGTGCAACGGGTTATAACTATGGCTACCTTGACGAGCAAACCAAACGAATGATTCGCCGTGCCTTGCTTAAAGCGGTGTCTATTCCGGGTTACCAAGTACCGTTTGGTGGTCGTGAAATGCCAATGCCTTACGGATGGGGGACCGGTGGTGTCCAGATCACCGCTGCAATTATCGGCCAGCCAGACACGCTAAAAGTGATCGACCAAGGTGCCGACGACACTACTAATGCTGTATCGATTCGAGAGTTCTTCAAATCCATCGCCAGTGCAAATACGACTGAGAAAACCACGGAAGCGAGCATCATCCAGACTCGACACCGTATCCCAGAAGTCGATCTTCAAGAAGATCAAATCTTAGTGTATCAAGTACCAATCCCAGAGCCACTTCGCTTTATTGAGCCACGTGAAACTGAAACTCGCAAAATGCATGCGCTGCAAGAGTACGGAATCATGCACGTCAAATTGTATGAAGACATTGCTCGTTTTGGTCATATCTCAACGGCTTATGCTTACCCAGTGCGAGTCAATGATCGTTACATCATGGATCCATCACCAATCCCTAAGTTCGATAACCCGAAAATGGACAACATGTCCGCACTGCAACTGTTTGGCGCGGGTCGTGAAAAGCGCATCTACGCTGTTCCTCCTTACACCAAGGTTCAGAGTTTAGATTTTGAAGACCACCCATTTGAGATTCAGAAATGGGACGAGCCGTGTGCGATTTGTGGCTCAACGGATACCTTCCTTGATGAGGTTGTTATGGATGACCAAGGCTCACATATGTTTGTTTGCTCTGATACGGATTACTGCCGTGAGCAACAAGGGTCTAGTCATAAACAGGAGAACAACGCATGAATGCGGTAACGAACATGAAACATGAATGGAATCAGTCAGATCAACCTCTGTTATCTGTCTCTAACCTCACGAAGTTGTATGCGCCAGGTAAAGGCTTTCAGAATGTGTCGTTCGACCTCTACCCGGGTGAAGTGTTGGGTATTGTCGGTGAGTCCGGCTCTGGCAAAAGCACTTTATTGAAGTCGCTTTCTGGTCGTCAAACACCGGACAGCGGTGAAGTGATTTACTTGCGTGGTGGCGCAGATAAGCAAATCTCACAATTGGAAGACTTGTACCAAATGGCGGAAAGCCAGCGCCGTCACTTGCTTCGTACCGAGTGGGGCGTGGTGCATCAACATCCAATGGATGGCTTGCGTGGCCGAGTATCGGCGGGCGGCAATATTGGTGAGCGCCTGATGGCAGTGGGTGAACGTAACTATGGCGAAATTCGTGAGAAATCAGCGAAATGGCTCGGTGATGTCGAGATCCCAACGGATCGAATGGACGACATGCCGACGACTTTCTCTGGTGGCATGCAACAAAGGTTACAGATCGCACGCAATTTGGTGACTCACCCGAAGTTGATCTTCATGGATGAGCCAACAGGCGGTTTGGATGTGTCAGTGCAAGCTAAGTTACTCGATCTTCTTCGTCGCTTAGTTACGGAGCTTGAGTTAGCTGTGGTGATCGTAACCCACGATCTGGCAGTGGCTCGCTTGCTTGCACATCGACTCATGGTGATGCGCCGCAGTGAAGTGGTAGAAAGCGGACTTACCGATCAAGTGCTTGATGATCCTCAACACCCATACACACAACTGCTTGTTTCTTCTGTATTGCAGAATTAAGGACGATGACATGAATACCAAACTAACTGTAAACAACGTCAGCAAAACCTTTGTGCTGCACAACCAAAATGGCGTTGAATTGCCTGTACTCACTGGTGCGAACTTTTCTGTAAATAGCGGTGAGTGTGTGGTTCTGCATGGTCACTCTGGTTCAGGTAAATCAACGCTGTTGCGTGCGCTTTATGCCAACTACCTGGTGGACTCAGGATCGATCAATGTTGTGCACCAAGGCAACACGCTAGACCTTGCCAAAGCAACACCAAGAGAAATCATCAACGTACGTAAACACACTATAGGTTGGGTCAGCCAGTTCCTGCGTGTGATCCCACGTATCAGTGCGTTGGAAGTGGTGATGCAACCTATGTTGGAAATGGGAGGTTGCGCGCAAGAAGCAGAACAGAGAGCTAAGTTACTGCTGACTCGCTTAAACGTGCCAGAGCATTTATGGCACTTAGCACCTGCAACTTTTTCTGGTGGAGAACAGCAACGTGTGAACATCGCGCGCGGCTTTATTGTTGATTACCCAATCCTACTGCTTGATGAACCAACAGCTTCGCTCGATGCGACCAACAGTGCGGTAGTCGTGAGTTTGATTGAAGAAGCCAAAGCGGGCGGCGCTGCAATCATCGGTATCTTCCATGATGAAGCGACACGAGACTTGGTCGCTGATCGTCTATACGACGTGAAGCTACAACAAGACATTTCACCAAAACAACTCACTACAGCGTGTGCGTAAAGGGAGCTGACGCAAATGATTATTACCAACGTAAATCTGGTGCTTGAAAATGAAGTGGTACGTGGCTCGGTTGAATTGCGAGACGGCGTGATTGCCAATATGTCTGACTCTACTAGCCAACTGCCAGGTGCCTTTGATGGTGAGAATGGGTTTCTGATGCCGGGCTTGATTGAGCTGCATACCGATAACCTAGAGAAGTACTTCACGCCAAGACCAAAGGTGAACTGGCCACCGCTTTCTGCAATGAGCGCGCATGATACGCAACTGATTGGTTCAGGCATCACTACCGTGCTTGATGCGGTTGCTTTAGGAGATTACCGAGATGGTAATCGCCAAGAAAACCTCGACCAGTTTATTAATACCGTGGCTGAGAGCCAGAAGCGTGGCTTAACCCGAGCTGAGCACCGTATTCACTTGCGTTGCGAAGTACCGCACTCAACCACGGTAGGCTTGTTCGAGCGTTACGTGAATATGCCAGAAGTGCAGTTGGTGTCTTTGATGGATCATGCTCCAGGTCAGCGTCAATTTGTAAACCTAGATAAGTACCGCACTTACTATCAAGGCAAGTACAACATGACGGATGCTGAAATGGCGGAGTACGAAAAAGATCAAGTGGCTCAGTCTGAACGTTGGTCGAAACAGAACCGTGTTGAGATCACTCGTCAGTGCCGTGATTTGAATATCCCAACCGCAAGTCATGATGATGCGACGAGCGCACATGTCACCGAATCTAAAGAGTTGGGTATGGTCATCGCAGAGTTTCCAACCACAGTTGAAGCGGCGAAACGTTCTCACGAATTAGGCTTGAAGGTAATGATGGGGGCGCCGAACGTGATTCGTGGTGGTTCACACTCAGGCAATGTCGCGGCGCATGAATTGGCATCTTTGGGCGTATTGGATATCTTGTCTTCGGATTATTACCCTGTGAGCTTGCTCGATGCGGTGTTTACGCTGGTTAACGATGAACGTAACAACCTCGATGTGGCGCAAGCGGTGCAACTGGCGACGTTGAATCCAGCACAAGCACTTGGTTTACACGACCGTGGTGTGATTGCAGAAGGCAAACGTGCTGACTTAGTGCTCGCGCATCGTGTTGATGACCATCAGCTGGTGTCTCGTGTGTGGCGCGAAGGCAAGAAGGTATTCTAATCCATGTCTAACGGTTACTCATTTGATGTGAATGGGGTGGTGAGCGCTGCCCCTAAAGCTGACAAACTGGGTCAGCTTTATTACGTAATTGGTCCTTCTGGTGCTGGCAAAGATTCGATTATCTCAGCGCTGCGTGAGCAGTTTGTTAAAGACTTAGTGGTAGCTCATCGCTATATCACGCGTGCAGCCGATGCTGGTGGCGAAAATCATGTAGAGCTCAGTGATGATGAGTTCTTTATTCGCTATTCGCGCAATATGTTTGCGATGAGTTGGCAGGCACATGGCATGAGCTACGGCATCGGGCAAGAAGTTCACCAATGGATGGATGCGGGCTTGAGTGTTGTGGTTAATGGCTCGCGCGCGTATTTAGATGCAGCCAGAGACTTGTTTGGCGATCGGTTAGTGCCCGTCGTAGTGAGTGTTAAGCCTGAGGTGTTAGAAGCGCGCTTACGAGCCCGCGGTCGTGAAAGTGAAGCTGAGATTGCCCTTCGCTTACAGCGTGCGGCGGACTATTGTGTGGATTCAGAATCTACTCTAAATAACACGCTGTGTATTGATAACAGTGGCACGCTTGAACAGAGCATTGTGCAGTTTGCGCGATTAAAAGAACAAGCTGAAAGGCTAGCAGAACCAGCAGGAGGTGTCGCATGAAGCTGACCATGTTAGGCACGGCCAACAGCGCGATGGTGCCAGTTTACGGGTGTGATTGTTCGGTGTGTGTTTTTGCCCTTGAAAACCCAAGCTTAAGACGAGAAAAGTCATCAGCGTTCCTTCAACATAATGACAAGTTTCTGCTGTTGGATGCGAATGCGCCTGATCTTATGCGCCGATTTCGCGCAGGATCGATTGACCAGATCTTATTGACTCATTACCACATGGATCATGTTCAGAGTTTGTTTGATCTCAGGTGGGGGGCTGGCGATAAGATCTCGGTGATTTCTCCTGATGATCCGCTTGGCTGTGATGATCTCTATAAGCATCCGGGTATCTTGGACTTTTCACTGCGTGCTCAAGCGTTTAAATCGTTTGATTGGCAGGGAATAACCGTAACGCCATTGCCACTCAATCACTCTAAACTTTGTCTTGGTTATTGCTTTGAACTGAATGGAAAACGATTAGCGTACTTAACCGACACGGTGGGGCTGCCAAAGCAAACTGAGCGTTGGATGAAAGAGTTTCCAGTAGATTGGTTAATCACTGATTGTAACTACCCGCCAATTGAAGACCCTCAAGTTCGATCGAACTCAAACCATAACGACTTTCACCACATATTAGATATTGATGAAACCTGTCGTCCGAAGAACCTTGGTTTGATTCATGTCAGCCACCACATGCTTGGCTGGGCTGCACAACATCCCCACGCCTTTTCACAACGTTTACGTATTCTCAATGATGGCGAGGAGATAACCTTATGAGCCAACCTCTTTCCTCTACCTTAAACAGCGAACCTAGCGTTGCTGAGAGCAGTAAGTTACACAATGTTGAACTCGGTCGTTGGACTGAAATCGCCGACCGCTGTGTGTTAAATAACGTATTGGTTGGTGATTACAGTTATATTCAAAACGACTGTAATCTGATGTTTACCGAAATTGGTAAATTCACATCCATTGCGGCGGCGGTTCGTTTAAATCCGAGCAATCACCCGTGGTGGCGTCCAACGCTACATCACTTCACTTATCGCCCAGGAAAGTATCAGCTAGGTGCAGATCCTTCATCATTGGATGATGAGGTGTTCTCATGGCGCGAAGAAGACAAAGTACAGGTTGGACATGATGTGTGGATAGGTCACGGCGTGATTGTGCTGCCGGGTATTACGATTGGCAATGGTTCGATCGTTGGCGCTGGCAGCGTGGTGACGAAAGACGTGCCTCCATATTCAATTGTGGTTGGCAACCCTGCCAAGGTGCTGCGCCCTCGCTTTGATGACCCTAGTTATGGTGAGAGACTGGAAAGCCTTGAGTGGTGGCATTGGGATGATGAAAAGCTTGCAGAGGCATTACCATTGTTCCAAAAAGATTGCGGTGAGTTCTTGAGTCACTTTGAGCAAGCTTAAACTCGATATCCTTTCATTCTGAAAACTAAAAAAGCAGCCTAAGTGGCTGCTTTTTGTGTTCTTTACAACTTACTAGCGGGCTAGCTTAGCCTCGACTTGTCCTAGAGCGCGTCGGTACATAAACCATGCACAGGTTCCGGCAAGCATATTACCGACCATAGCACCCCAGAACAGGCCCTCAATTCCTGCTAGCTGAGAGCCAACCCACAAGCAAGGC
It encodes:
- the phnN gene encoding ribose 1,5-bisphosphokinase; the encoded protein is MSNGYSFDVNGVVSAAPKADKLGQLYYVIGPSGAGKDSIISALREQFVKDLVVAHRYITRAADAGGENHVELSDDEFFIRYSRNMFAMSWQAHGMSYGIGQEVHQWMDAGLSVVVNGSRAYLDAARDLFGDRLVPVVVSVKPEVLEARLRARGRESEAEIALRLQRAADYCVDSESTLNNTLCIDNSGTLEQSIVQFARLKEQAERLAEPAGGVA
- the phnL gene encoding phosphonate C-P lyase system protein PhnL; translated protein: MNTKLTVNNVSKTFVLHNQNGVELPVLTGANFSVNSGECVVLHGHSGSGKSTLLRALYANYLVDSGSINVVHQGNTLDLAKATPREIINVRKHTIGWVSQFLRVIPRISALEVVMQPMLEMGGCAQEAEQRAKLLLTRLNVPEHLWHLAPATFSGGEQQRVNIARGFIVDYPILLLDEPTASLDATNSAVVVSLIEEAKAGGAAIIGIFHDEATRDLVADRLYDVKLQQDISPKQLTTACA
- the phnK gene encoding phosphonate C-P lyase system protein PhnK — its product is MNAVTNMKHEWNQSDQPLLSVSNLTKLYAPGKGFQNVSFDLYPGEVLGIVGESGSGKSTLLKSLSGRQTPDSGEVIYLRGGADKQISQLEDLYQMAESQRRHLLRTEWGVVHQHPMDGLRGRVSAGGNIGERLMAVGERNYGEIREKSAKWLGDVEIPTDRMDDMPTTFSGGMQQRLQIARNLVTHPKLIFMDEPTGGLDVSVQAKLLDLLRRLVTELELAVVIVTHDLAVARLLAHRLMVMRRSEVVESGLTDQVLDDPQHPYTQLLVSSVLQN
- the phnM gene encoding alpha-D-ribose 1-methylphosphonate 5-triphosphate diphosphatase produces the protein MIITNVNLVLENEVVRGSVELRDGVIANMSDSTSQLPGAFDGENGFLMPGLIELHTDNLEKYFTPRPKVNWPPLSAMSAHDTQLIGSGITTVLDAVALGDYRDGNRQENLDQFINTVAESQKRGLTRAEHRIHLRCEVPHSTTVGLFERYVNMPEVQLVSLMDHAPGQRQFVNLDKYRTYYQGKYNMTDAEMAEYEKDQVAQSERWSKQNRVEITRQCRDLNIPTASHDDATSAHVTESKELGMVIAEFPTTVEAAKRSHELGLKVMMGAPNVIRGGSHSGNVAAHELASLGVLDILSSDYYPVSLLDAVFTLVNDERNNLDVAQAVQLATLNPAQALGLHDRGVIAEGKRADLVLAHRVDDHQLVSRVWREGKKVF
- the phnP gene encoding phosphonate metabolism protein PhnP produces the protein MKLTMLGTANSAMVPVYGCDCSVCVFALENPSLRREKSSAFLQHNDKFLLLDANAPDLMRRFRAGSIDQILLTHYHMDHVQSLFDLRWGAGDKISVISPDDPLGCDDLYKHPGILDFSLRAQAFKSFDWQGITVTPLPLNHSKLCLGYCFELNGKRLAYLTDTVGLPKQTERWMKEFPVDWLITDCNYPPIEDPQVRSNSNHNDFHHILDIDETCRPKNLGLIHVSHHMLGWAAQHPHAFSQRLRILNDGEEITL
- a CDS encoding acetyltransferase — translated: MSQPLSSTLNSEPSVAESSKLHNVELGRWTEIADRCVLNNVLVGDYSYIQNDCNLMFTEIGKFTSIAAAVRLNPSNHPWWRPTLHHFTYRPGKYQLGADPSSLDDEVFSWREEDKVQVGHDVWIGHGVIVLPGITIGNGSIVGAGSVVTKDVPPYSIVVGNPAKVLRPRFDDPSYGERLESLEWWHWDDEKLAEALPLFQKDCGEFLSHFEQA